Proteins encoded within one genomic window of Paenarthrobacter sp. JL.01a:
- a CDS encoding YajQ family cyclic di-GMP-binding protein: MAGESTFDVVSKVDKQEVANALNQSQKEIAQRYDFKGVGAEIDFSGEKILMKANSEDRVLAVLDVFQSKLIKRGISLKSLDQGEPYPSGKEFRLECSIKEGIAQDIAKKINKIIRDEAPKSVKSQIQGDELRVTSKSRDDLQETMAILKKFEEADLQFVNFRS; encoded by the coding sequence ATGGCAGGCGAATCCACATTCGACGTCGTCAGCAAGGTAGACAAGCAAGAGGTCGCCAACGCACTGAACCAGTCCCAGAAGGAAATCGCGCAGCGGTACGACTTCAAGGGCGTCGGCGCAGAGATCGACTTCAGCGGCGAGAAGATCCTCATGAAGGCCAACTCGGAGGACCGCGTCCTTGCAGTCCTGGACGTCTTCCAGTCCAAGCTCATCAAGCGCGGCATCTCCCTGAAGTCCCTGGACCAGGGCGAGCCCTACCCCTCGGGCAAGGAGTTCCGCCTGGAGTGCAGCATCAAGGAGGGCATCGCCCAGGACATCGCCAAGAAGATCAACAAGATCATCCGCGATGAAGCTCCAAAGTCCGTCAAGTCCCAGATCCAGGGCGACGAGCTCCGTGTGACCTCCAAGTCACGCGACGACCTGCAGGAGACCATGGCCATCCTCAAGAAGTTCGAAGAGGCCGACCTCCAATTCGTGAACTTCCGCAGCTAA
- a CDS encoding Fur family transcriptional regulator: protein MTDHTAEQQAWAAALHAHGRRVTKQRLAVLAAVQHHPHSPAEGILAAAREELPELTAQSVYVVLSDLTDLQMLRRFEPPHSPALYETRVGDNHHHAVCISCGKVEDVDCAVGHAPCLTPHWNENSKPMTIQIADVLYQGICQDCQAKQQLPVLPSVTQK, encoded by the coding sequence ATGACGGATCACACTGCTGAGCAGCAAGCATGGGCGGCGGCCCTGCATGCCCATGGCCGGCGTGTGACCAAGCAGCGGCTGGCAGTGCTCGCCGCGGTCCAGCACCACCCGCATTCCCCGGCAGAAGGCATCCTTGCCGCTGCCCGCGAAGAACTTCCCGAACTGACGGCGCAGTCGGTTTATGTGGTTCTCAGCGATCTCACGGACCTGCAGATGCTGCGCCGTTTCGAGCCCCCGCACTCCCCGGCCCTCTATGAAACCCGGGTTGGCGACAACCACCACCACGCCGTCTGCATCAGCTGCGGCAAGGTGGAGGACGTGGACTGCGCAGTGGGACACGCACCGTGCCTCACTCCGCACTGGAATGAAAATTCCAAGCCCATGACCATCCAGATCGCAGACGTCCTCTACCAGGGCATCTGCCAGGATTGCCAGGCCAAACAACAGCTGCCCGTACTACCTTCCGTAACCCAGAAATAA
- a CDS encoding ABC transporter permease subunit, which yields MPKPLPLFTKALTDSWRSTLAWAVGLTGAIMLYLPLYPSIGGSSQMQQMIDALPQGMTKALNYDQIATGPGYTQATLFGLIGFLLMSMASVGWGAAAVGGDEESGLLELTLAHSVTRVQIVLERALALIVRIAILTALVFVLVLVLNGPAQLNIDVGHLAGAVLLFAALALLSGTAALFVGALSGRKVYGVAAGAAVAVLGYVFNAVGRQSPNVEWLLNLSPYHWAYGNSPVANGADWGAVTGLFGISVALIALGAFALQRRDVGV from the coding sequence ATGCCTAAGCCACTGCCGCTGTTCACGAAGGCACTGACGGATTCGTGGCGTTCCACCCTGGCGTGGGCTGTGGGTCTGACGGGTGCCATCATGCTGTACCTGCCCCTGTATCCCTCCATCGGCGGCAGCTCCCAAATGCAGCAAATGATCGATGCCCTCCCACAAGGCATGACCAAGGCCTTGAACTACGACCAAATCGCAACCGGTCCCGGCTACACCCAGGCAACCTTGTTCGGGCTCATCGGGTTCCTGCTGATGTCCATGGCTTCGGTGGGTTGGGGTGCGGCAGCTGTGGGCGGCGACGAAGAGTCCGGGCTCCTGGAGCTGACCTTGGCCCATAGCGTGACGCGCGTACAGATCGTACTGGAGCGGGCGCTGGCGCTGATCGTTCGTATCGCGATCCTCACGGCCCTTGTCTTCGTGCTGGTGCTGGTACTGAACGGACCCGCCCAACTGAACATCGACGTCGGACATCTTGCCGGCGCGGTGCTGCTGTTTGCTGCCTTGGCCCTGCTGAGCGGCACCGCAGCGTTGTTTGTCGGTGCCCTGAGTGGACGGAAGGTGTACGGAGTCGCGGCCGGTGCTGCCGTGGCGGTCCTCGGGTACGTTTTCAACGCAGTCGGCCGACAAAGCCCCAACGTCGAATGGTTGCTGAACCTCTCTCCGTACCACTGGGCCTACGGCAATTCACCTGTTGCCAACGGGGCCGATTGGGGCGCGGTAACCGGGCTGTTCGGCATCTCGGTTGCCCTCATTGCGCTGGGAGCCTTTGCCCTGCAACGCCGGGATGTCGGGGTCTAA
- the efeO gene encoding iron uptake system protein EfeO produces MPASPKLRRTLAVIGAAAAVPLALSGCTDNAKTTAATDGPIQVSSTANECKVSSATAQSGNLTFAVKNEGTEVTEFYLLAEDGLRIVGEVENIGPGISRNLVVTAPAGKYTTACKPGMQGDGIRASFEVKESGNKPSVDADLQKLVDTGTQQYAAYVKDQTEQLVTGTKAFAEAFAAGDAAKARELYAATRMHWERIEPVAESFGDLDPKLDAREADLEPGQEWTGWHRAEKDLFPPAGYTALTPAERTAISTQLVADTEDLATRTRTVELTADKLGNGAKELLDEVATGKVTGEEEIWSHTDLWDFQANVDGARIAFESLKPALEQKDAELSKSLDGKFTALQAELKKHAKGDGFAYYNELSPEQVQALASLVDSLGEPLSKLTSAVVL; encoded by the coding sequence ATGCCCGCTTCACCCAAGCTCCGCAGAACACTTGCCGTGATTGGCGCCGCAGCAGCAGTACCGTTGGCCCTCTCCGGCTGCACCGACAACGCGAAGACCACGGCCGCCACGGACGGTCCCATCCAGGTCAGCAGCACTGCCAATGAGTGCAAGGTGTCCTCGGCTACCGCGCAGAGCGGCAACCTAACCTTCGCGGTGAAGAACGAGGGCACCGAAGTAACCGAGTTCTACCTGCTGGCCGAAGACGGACTGCGGATCGTCGGCGAAGTGGAAAACATCGGCCCGGGAATTTCCCGCAACCTGGTGGTCACCGCCCCCGCTGGCAAGTACACCACCGCGTGCAAGCCCGGAATGCAGGGCGACGGCATCCGTGCCTCGTTCGAGGTCAAGGAATCCGGCAACAAGCCAAGCGTGGACGCCGATCTGCAGAAGCTGGTGGACACCGGAACGCAGCAGTACGCCGCCTACGTCAAGGACCAGACCGAACAGCTCGTCACCGGCACCAAGGCCTTCGCGGAAGCCTTCGCCGCCGGTGATGCAGCCAAGGCCCGCGAGCTCTACGCGGCAACCCGCATGCACTGGGAACGGATCGAACCCGTCGCTGAGTCCTTCGGCGACCTCGACCCCAAGCTGGATGCCCGCGAAGCAGACCTTGAGCCCGGCCAGGAATGGACCGGCTGGCACCGCGCCGAAAAGGACCTCTTCCCGCCGGCAGGCTACACAGCGTTGACCCCCGCAGAGCGCACCGCCATCTCCACGCAACTCGTCGCCGACACCGAAGACCTCGCCACGCGCACCCGCACCGTGGAACTCACGGCGGACAAGCTGGGCAACGGCGCCAAGGAACTCCTGGATGAGGTAGCCACCGGCAAGGTCACGGGAGAAGAAGAGATCTGGTCCCACACCGACCTCTGGGACTTCCAGGCGAACGTGGACGGCGCCCGGATCGCTTTCGAGAGCCTGAAGCCGGCCTTGGAACAGAAGGATGCAGAGCTCTCCAAGTCCTTGGACGGGAAGTTCACAGCACTGCAGGCCGAACTGAAGAAGCACGCAAAGGGCGATGGCTTCGCCTACTACAACGAGCTCAGCCCGGAGCAGGTCCAGGCCCTGGCATCGTTGGTCGACTCGCTGGGTGAGCCCCTCTCCAAGCTCACCTCAGCCGTGGTGCTGTGA
- a CDS encoding TetR/AcrR family transcriptional regulator, which translates to MRSTADDLTTRARIRDAAIGLFGREGFARATVRSVAAEAGVSPGLVIHHFGSKAGLRDACDEHVLSQTATQGREKTDPGSTGRLIQDYLNNPHDYANEIAYIRQSLSDESDAGDAFFDGVVNQTEDIIHTGIQAGTIRVFENVRAIAVVIASNSLSVLMLGRHVSRALGTPVAEPHGIGPDLLRHLTLPALDIYTHGFYADARFLNAAREALEENNNNGREHAP; encoded by the coding sequence ATGCGTTCAACCGCAGACGATCTAACTACCCGGGCACGCATCCGTGACGCCGCCATCGGGCTCTTTGGTCGTGAGGGATTCGCCCGTGCGACTGTACGTTCCGTCGCAGCCGAGGCCGGAGTCAGTCCAGGGCTTGTCATCCACCATTTCGGCAGCAAAGCAGGTTTGCGGGATGCCTGCGATGAGCATGTCCTTTCCCAAACAGCCACGCAGGGACGGGAGAAAACGGATCCGGGCTCCACAGGCAGACTCATCCAGGATTACCTGAACAATCCGCACGACTACGCCAATGAGATCGCCTATATCCGCCAGTCCCTCAGTGACGAGTCGGATGCCGGCGACGCCTTCTTCGACGGGGTTGTCAACCAAACGGAGGACATCATCCACACGGGCATCCAAGCCGGGACTATCCGGGTCTTCGAGAATGTCCGGGCCATCGCCGTCGTTATTGCCTCCAACAGCCTGTCCGTGCTCATGCTGGGCCGTCACGTCTCCCGGGCGCTGGGCACCCCCGTAGCCGAACCGCACGGCATCGGCCCGGACTTATTGCGGCATCTGACGTTGCCCGCGCTCGACATTTACACCCATGGTTTCTACGCGGACGCGCGGTTCCTGAACGCAGCCCGCGAAGCGCTTGAAGAAAACAACAACAACGGAAGGGAGCATGCCCCGTGA
- a CDS encoding ABC transporter ATP-binding protein — protein sequence MTEAIVVEGLRKRFGQREVLHGLDFAVESGTVFGVIGPNGAGKTTTMRCLLDIIRPSAGSISILGQDPRRSGTALRRRIGYLPGELHLENRTTGRRMLEHFADISGPVDQRHVNDLADRLQLDLDRQTRKLSKGNKQKLGLLQAFMHKPELLILDEPTSGLDPLVQQVFHAMVREAVDGGATVFLSSHVLSEVQQAADAVAILRDGGIVTVSTVEALRTAAVRQLRFNSTGTEAHDVGALLARVPGVANVAVRELPSDGHTAGTVEATATLSGHVQPLVQELAKLNLTDLVLEEPDLEEAVLTLYTGDESPSSREESPRRALKQPEGAHHA from the coding sequence GTGACCGAGGCAATCGTCGTCGAGGGGTTGCGCAAAAGGTTCGGACAGCGCGAGGTTCTGCACGGATTGGATTTCGCTGTGGAGTCCGGGACAGTCTTCGGGGTAATCGGGCCGAACGGGGCGGGTAAAACCACCACCATGCGCTGTCTGTTGGACATCATCCGACCCAGCGCCGGATCCATCTCCATCCTGGGGCAGGATCCGAGGCGGTCGGGGACCGCGTTGCGCAGGCGCATCGGGTATTTGCCCGGAGAGCTGCACTTGGAAAACCGCACCACAGGCCGCCGGATGCTGGAACATTTTGCCGACATCAGCGGACCAGTGGACCAGCGGCACGTCAACGATCTCGCCGACCGGCTCCAGCTGGACCTGGACCGCCAGACCCGCAAGCTCTCCAAGGGCAACAAGCAAAAACTCGGGCTGCTGCAGGCTTTCATGCACAAACCCGAACTTCTCATCCTGGACGAACCCACCAGCGGCCTTGATCCCTTGGTCCAGCAGGTGTTCCACGCCATGGTCCGCGAGGCCGTGGATGGGGGCGCCACGGTGTTCCTCAGTTCGCACGTGCTGAGCGAGGTCCAGCAGGCAGCGGATGCCGTAGCCATCCTTCGCGACGGCGGGATCGTCACTGTTTCCACCGTCGAGGCCCTGAGGACGGCAGCGGTGAGGCAGCTTCGCTTCAACAGCACTGGAACAGAAGCGCACGACGTCGGCGCGCTGCTGGCCAGGGTGCCGGGCGTCGCCAACGTAGCGGTACGGGAGCTGCCGTCCGATGGGCACACCGCCGGGACGGTGGAAGCCACGGCCACATTGTCCGGCCATGTCCAGCCATTGGTCCAGGAGCTGGCCAAGCTGAACCTGACGGACCTGGTGTTGGAGGAGCCGGATCTGGAGGAAGCCGTCCTGACGCTCTACACGGGCGACGAAAGTCCTTCCTCCCGTGAAGAATCACCGCGCAGAGCCCTAAAGCAACCGGAAGGAGCCCACCATGCCTAA
- a CDS encoding acyl-CoA thioesterase, with protein sequence MHLLLRTLMLLFTSAKRSPLGVWEESSLPLRVLPTDIDIAMHVNNGMYFSLMDLGRFDLMVRSGVWGKMRKRGWSPVAAGETIAFRKSLQLWQHYTIETRIIGLDTKAIYFEQRMVVDGEIYARAYIATRLVANGKPVSQEEIIAEFGAPPADLELPEWIHEWRGNNGLPGARRPAPHVWS encoded by the coding sequence ATGCACCTGCTTCTACGTACCCTCATGCTGCTGTTCACGTCCGCCAAGCGCTCGCCCTTGGGCGTCTGGGAAGAATCCTCGCTGCCTTTGCGTGTGCTTCCCACGGACATTGACATCGCCATGCACGTCAACAACGGCATGTACTTTTCCCTGATGGATCTGGGTCGCTTCGACCTCATGGTGCGCAGCGGGGTCTGGGGCAAAATGCGTAAGCGGGGCTGGAGCCCTGTTGCAGCAGGGGAGACCATCGCCTTCCGGAAGTCCTTGCAGCTGTGGCAGCACTACACCATTGAAACCCGCATCATTGGCCTGGACACCAAAGCCATCTACTTCGAGCAGCGCATGGTGGTGGACGGAGAGATCTACGCACGCGCCTACATCGCCACACGCCTGGTGGCCAACGGCAAACCGGTGTCCCAGGAAGAGATCATCGCCGAGTTTGGTGCGCCGCCGGCCGATCTTGAACTGCCGGAGTGGATCCACGAGTGGCGCGGGAACAACGGACTGCCTGGGGCCCGCCGTCCCGCGCCTCACGTGTGGAGTTAG
- a CDS encoding potassium channel family protein, producing the protein MTQARYRDLVEWPLMATALIFLTAYAWQVIGRVDGPTATPLEIILWITWGIFALDYFINLWLAEDRMRWFLWNLHELLIVVLPFFRPLRLLRLVTLLSVLQRTVGETLRGRVATYVAGAAAMLILVGALAVLDVEQGAPDAKILTFGDAAWWAVTTITTVGYGDLYPVTPIGRVVAAALMMSGIAVLGIVTASIASWLVQRIEENAEGVAAAAGEKVAAAEEPVRAEVADLVKEIAALRLEIAELRKISERQ; encoded by the coding sequence ATGACTCAAGCGCGATACCGGGACCTCGTCGAATGGCCACTCATGGCCACGGCACTGATATTCCTCACCGCCTACGCCTGGCAGGTCATCGGTCGCGTCGATGGACCCACGGCGACCCCACTGGAAATAATTCTCTGGATTACGTGGGGTATCTTCGCCCTGGACTACTTCATCAACCTTTGGCTCGCCGAAGACCGCATGCGATGGTTCCTCTGGAATCTCCATGAACTCCTGATCGTGGTGCTTCCATTCTTCCGGCCGTTGCGGCTGCTGCGCCTGGTCACCCTGCTCTCGGTTCTGCAGCGGACAGTGGGCGAAACCCTCCGGGGGCGTGTGGCAACCTACGTCGCCGGAGCGGCTGCCATGCTCATCCTTGTTGGAGCGCTTGCCGTCCTGGATGTTGAGCAGGGCGCCCCCGACGCCAAGATCCTGACCTTCGGAGACGCAGCCTGGTGGGCCGTCACCACCATCACCACCGTGGGATACGGCGACTTGTATCCGGTCACACCCATCGGCAGGGTTGTCGCCGCAGCCCTCATGATGAGCGGCATCGCTGTCCTGGGTATCGTCACTGCCTCCATCGCATCCTGGCTGGTGCAGCGGATTGAGGAGAATGCCGAAGGCGTGGCGGCCGCTGCCGGCGAAAAGGTGGCGGCAGCCGAGGAGCCCGTGCGGGCCGAAGTGGCTGATCTGGTCAAGGAGATCGCTGCCTTGCGGCTGGAAATCGCCGAGCTCCGGAAAATCTCCGAGAGACAGTAG
- a CDS encoding MFS transporter: MAKLLADITPLRESPAFRRLWLGASVAAIGTQLTLVAVSLEVYRLTQESLYVGLLGIFALVPLVIAGLYGGSISDAYDRRKVALIASLVLWLTTAGLALQAWLEIGNIWVLYALVAIQSGAQGINGPARSAIIPLLVRKDLLPAANALNMLTFGLSMTAGPLLAGVLVATIGFGWTYTIDVISFTFALWGLFKLPPLPPSKDAVRPGFRSVVEGFRFLGGRPNVRMTFVIDLIAMICAQPRALMPAIGAVMIGGGETTVGVLLASTAVGAFLAGLFSGPLGRVRRQGSAVVWSVMGWGASIAGFGLVVLLAGDSGRNGTAPWLIPAALCCALAGISDSVSAVFRTTILQAATPDHLRGRLQGVFIVVVAGGPRVGDMLAGGVTKFLSEGGVLLFGGVLCIVLAWLASRIQPGFVAYDSKHPVP, encoded by the coding sequence GTGGCAAAACTACTGGCAGACATAACTCCGCTCAGGGAGAGTCCTGCTTTTCGCCGGCTCTGGCTCGGGGCATCCGTGGCGGCCATCGGGACCCAACTGACCCTTGTGGCCGTCAGTCTGGAGGTCTACCGGCTGACCCAGGAAAGCCTCTACGTAGGATTGCTGGGCATCTTCGCGCTGGTTCCGCTGGTGATCGCAGGTCTCTACGGCGGCTCCATCTCCGATGCCTACGATCGCCGGAAAGTGGCCCTGATCGCCTCGCTGGTCCTATGGCTGACCACGGCCGGGCTGGCTCTGCAGGCGTGGCTGGAGATCGGGAACATCTGGGTGCTTTATGCGCTGGTGGCCATCCAAAGCGGCGCGCAGGGCATCAACGGACCGGCCAGAAGCGCGATTATTCCGCTCCTGGTCCGCAAGGACCTGTTGCCGGCCGCAAACGCCCTGAACATGCTGACATTCGGTCTCTCGATGACCGCCGGACCGCTGTTGGCCGGAGTGCTCGTGGCCACGATCGGTTTCGGGTGGACCTACACCATTGACGTCATCAGTTTCACCTTTGCGCTCTGGGGGCTTTTCAAGCTGCCCCCGTTGCCACCCTCCAAGGATGCAGTGCGGCCCGGATTCCGTTCAGTGGTGGAGGGGTTTCGCTTCCTGGGCGGGCGGCCGAATGTCCGCATGACCTTCGTCATTGACCTCATCGCCATGATCTGCGCACAACCCAGGGCGCTGATGCCGGCCATAGGTGCTGTGATGATCGGGGGAGGGGAGACGACCGTGGGTGTGCTGCTCGCTTCCACAGCCGTGGGCGCGTTCCTCGCGGGCCTCTTCTCCGGGCCGCTGGGCAGGGTGCGCCGGCAGGGCAGCGCGGTGGTGTGGTCGGTGATGGGTTGGGGCGCATCGATTGCAGGTTTTGGCCTGGTGGTGCTCCTGGCTGGAGACTCGGGACGTAACGGAACCGCACCTTGGCTGATACCGGCGGCGCTCTGCTGTGCGCTCGCCGGTATTTCCGATTCCGTGAGTGCTGTCTTCCGCACCACCATCCTCCAGGCCGCCACCCCGGACCATTTGCGCGGGCGGCTGCAAGGGGTGTTCATTGTGGTGGTCGCGGGCGGGCCACGGGTGGGGGACATGCTGGCCGGTGGAGTGACGAAGTTCCTCAGTGAAGGCGGCGTGCTGCTGTTTGGCGGCGTTCTGTGCATCGTGCTGGCGTGGCTCGCCTCGCGCATCCAACCCGGGTTCGTCGCCTACGATTCGAAGCACCCGGTGCCGTAG
- the htpX gene encoding zinc metalloprotease HtpX, with protein sequence MHKHNNGLKTAALFGVLWAVLLGLGAIIASGTRSTAPIWIMALIGVGTTAYGYWNSDKIAIRSMAAYPVTEAQAPQLYQIVRELSVRANKPMPRIYLSPTMTPNAFATGRNPKNAAVCCTEGILHLLDARELRGVLGHELMHVYNRDILTSSVAAAVAGVITSVGQMLLIFGGGDRRNANPLATIAMALLAPFAASLIQMAISRTREFDADEDGAELTGDPLALASALRKIESGVSQLPLPQDQRLVNASHLMIANPFRGGGMRRMFSTHPPMKERISRLERMAGRPLS encoded by the coding sequence GTGCACAAACACAACAATGGACTCAAAACCGCGGCACTGTTCGGCGTGCTGTGGGCGGTGTTGTTGGGTTTGGGTGCCATCATCGCCTCAGGAACCCGCAGCACCGCCCCCATCTGGATCATGGCCTTGATCGGCGTCGGTACCACCGCGTACGGGTACTGGAACAGCGACAAAATCGCCATCCGCTCCATGGCCGCGTACCCGGTGACAGAGGCCCAGGCGCCACAGCTGTACCAGATCGTCAGGGAGCTGTCCGTGCGGGCCAACAAGCCCATGCCGCGGATCTACCTGTCACCGACCATGACGCCGAACGCCTTCGCTACCGGGCGCAATCCGAAGAACGCCGCTGTGTGCTGCACTGAAGGAATCCTGCACCTCTTGGATGCGCGGGAACTCCGGGGCGTGCTGGGGCACGAACTGATGCACGTTTACAACCGCGACATCCTCACGTCCTCGGTGGCGGCAGCCGTGGCCGGCGTGATCACCTCGGTTGGCCAGATGCTGCTGATCTTTGGCGGTGGTGACCGGCGAAATGCAAACCCCCTTGCCACTATCGCCATGGCGCTGCTGGCACCCTTTGCCGCCTCACTCATCCAGATGGCGATCTCCCGCACCCGCGAGTTCGACGCCGACGAGGACGGTGCCGAGCTCACTGGCGATCCCTTGGCACTGGCTTCGGCCCTGCGCAAGATCGAGTCCGGGGTGAGCCAGTTGCCACTTCCGCAGGACCAGCGTTTGGTCAATGCCTCGCACCTCATGATCGCCAACCCCTTCCGCGGCGGCGGCATGCGGCGCATGTTCTCCACCCACCCGCCCATGAAGGAACGGATCAGCCGGCTGGAAAGGATGGCGGGGCGCCCGCTCTCCTAG
- the efeB gene encoding iron uptake transporter deferrochelatase/peroxidase subunit: MSGCPFGHTGEPADVGRSGGPVDVVKSQKASDGGTAAAAATGGARMSRRGLLSLAGVGGAGAVAGIAAGFLGHDAVAMAAAPAVPAAGDAVVPFFGEHQAGITTPAQDRLHMAAFDVTTEDRKELIKLLKDWTAAAQAMTAGDPTGKTGAVDGPYDAPPEDTGEALDLAASKLTLTFGFGAGLFGKDGKVRFGLEGRRPAALIDLPHFPGDDLQPGRTGGDLVVQACADDPQVAVHAIRNLARIGFGKVRVRWSQLGFGRTSSTSRAQVTPRNLFGFKDGTNNLKVEDNTLLDEHVWVAGDGPAAEQWMTGGSYLVARRIQMHIEIWDRTSLREQEGLIGRTKGVGAPLSGGDEFSTPDFAMAGRNGEPLIPMDSHMRLAHPDQNNGVRMLRRGYNFTDGSDGLGHLDAGLFFIAFVKDPRTHYVPMQLSLAKGDTLSVEYLKHTGSGLFAVPPGVQQGGYIGEGLFT; encoded by the coding sequence GTGAGCGGCTGCCCTTTCGGCCACACCGGTGAGCCGGCCGACGTCGGGCGTTCCGGTGGGCCGGTCGACGTCGTAAAGTCCCAAAAGGCGTCCGACGGCGGTACCGCGGCTGCCGCTGCTACCGGCGGTGCACGGATGTCGCGCCGGGGCCTGCTCTCTCTCGCTGGCGTGGGCGGCGCCGGAGCTGTGGCAGGAATCGCCGCAGGTTTCCTGGGTCATGACGCGGTGGCGATGGCGGCAGCACCCGCTGTGCCTGCTGCCGGGGATGCCGTGGTTCCGTTCTTTGGCGAACACCAGGCGGGCATCACCACGCCTGCCCAGGACCGTTTGCACATGGCAGCGTTCGATGTGACCACGGAGGACCGCAAGGAACTGATCAAGCTCCTCAAGGACTGGACTGCCGCGGCCCAGGCGATGACCGCCGGCGATCCAACCGGCAAGACCGGCGCCGTCGACGGCCCTTATGATGCCCCGCCGGAAGACACTGGCGAGGCCTTGGATTTGGCAGCTTCCAAGCTGACCCTGACGTTTGGCTTTGGCGCAGGCTTGTTTGGGAAGGATGGCAAAGTCCGGTTCGGTCTGGAGGGGCGGCGTCCGGCCGCCCTGATCGACCTTCCCCACTTCCCCGGCGATGACCTGCAGCCGGGCCGCACTGGCGGTGACCTCGTGGTCCAGGCCTGCGCGGATGATCCGCAGGTGGCCGTCCACGCAATCCGGAATCTGGCGAGGATCGGATTTGGAAAAGTCCGGGTGAGGTGGTCCCAGCTCGGGTTCGGCCGCACTTCCTCGACCTCCCGTGCCCAGGTGACGCCCCGCAACCTGTTCGGTTTCAAGGACGGCACGAACAACCTCAAAGTAGAGGACAACACCCTCCTCGACGAGCACGTCTGGGTGGCTGGCGATGGTCCCGCGGCTGAGCAGTGGATGACCGGTGGCAGCTACCTGGTGGCACGACGGATCCAGATGCACATTGAAATCTGGGACCGTACCTCGCTGCGGGAGCAGGAAGGCCTGATTGGCCGTACGAAGGGCGTGGGGGCTCCCCTGTCCGGCGGCGACGAGTTCAGCACGCCGGACTTCGCCATGGCCGGACGCAATGGCGAGCCGTTGATCCCCATGGATTCGCACATGCGCCTGGCTCATCCGGACCAGAACAACGGCGTCCGCATGCTGCGCCGCGGCTACAACTTCACCGACGGCTCGGACGGACTCGGGCACTTGGATGCCGGCCTGTTCTTCATCGCGTTCGTCAAGGATCCGCGGACCCATTACGTCCCCATGCAGCTGTCCCTGGCCAAGGGCGACACCTTGTCAGTGGAGTACCTGAAGCACACAGGGTCCGGCCTCTTTGCGGTGCCCCCGGGCGTGCAGCAGGGCGGGTATATCGGCGAAGGGTTGTTCACCTAG
- the efeU gene encoding iron uptake transporter permease EfeU — translation MTANFLIGLREGLEASLIVVLLMAYLIKTGRRHLIPRLWAGVGAAIAISFGFGALLTFGPRGLTFEAQEAIGGGLSIVAVALVTWMVFWMARTARSLGGELRSQVDKAADGAAWGLALVAALAVGREGLETALFIWAAAQATGETTLPLLGALLGLVAAAGLGYLLHRGVLKVNLGRFFTWTGVGLIVIAGGVLAYGVHDLQEAGILPGLHNLAFDVSAAIPPSSWYGTLLKGTLNFSPATTWLEAAAWLLYVAPVLFLYIRANRSSRPKATSPLPAPAVAAQS, via the coding sequence ATGACCGCCAACTTCCTGATAGGCCTGCGCGAAGGCCTCGAGGCCTCCCTCATCGTGGTCCTACTCATGGCCTATCTCATCAAGACCGGACGGCGGCACCTCATTCCGCGCCTCTGGGCCGGGGTGGGCGCAGCCATTGCCATCTCCTTCGGCTTCGGCGCGCTGCTGACTTTCGGCCCGCGCGGCCTGACGTTCGAGGCACAGGAAGCCATCGGCGGCGGACTGTCCATCGTAGCGGTGGCCCTGGTGACCTGGATGGTCTTCTGGATGGCTCGCACCGCGCGCAGCCTCGGCGGCGAACTCCGCTCCCAGGTGGATAAAGCGGCCGACGGCGCCGCTTGGGGCCTTGCGCTCGTGGCGGCACTTGCCGTGGGCCGCGAAGGACTCGAAACCGCGCTGTTCATCTGGGCCGCAGCCCAAGCCACCGGAGAAACCACTCTGCCGCTCCTCGGGGCTCTGCTCGGACTGGTAGCCGCTGCCGGATTGGGCTACCTGCTTCACCGGGGAGTCCTCAAGGTGAACCTGGGCCGCTTCTTCACCTGGACCGGAGTCGGCCTGATCGTCATCGCGGGCGGAGTGCTTGCCTATGGCGTCCACGACCTCCAGGAAGCCGGCATCCTCCCGGGCCTCCACAACCTTGCCTTCGACGTCTCAGCTGCCATCCCGCCGTCGTCCTGGTACGGCACCCTGCTCAAAGGCACCCTGAACTTCTCCCCCGCGACCACGTGGCTGGAAGCGGCAGCCTGGCTGCTGTATGTGGCCCCGGTGCTGTTCCTGTACATCCGGGCCAACCGTTCTTCCCGGCCGAAGGCCACCAGCCCCCTCCCGGCACCGGCCGTCGCAGCCCAGTCCTAA